GCACGAGGATGCCGTTTCCTGGCACGGACGTGCAATGCGGCGCGTGCCGGACGGACAAGACTCCTGTCGTTCGCCACAGATCCCTGGGGGAGTGCATCCCGTGTCCGCATCAGTTGACCCCGTCATCTCCGACGTCCCCGTCGTCTCCGTCTTCGAAGGGCTCGTCCACGCCGGGCCGCCCACCGCCGCACCCGTCCTGTTCGAGACGGCGTACGTCCTGGGCGGCAGCGTCGCGGGCCTGCTCGCCGCACGCGTGCTCGCCGACCACGCCCGCCACGTGGTCGTCGTCGAACGCGACGAGGTCACCACGGACGGCACGCCGCGCCGGGGAGTCCCGCAGGACCAGCAGGTGCACACCCTGCTGCCCGCCGGCCTGCGGTGGATCGAACGCTGGCTGCCGGGCTTCTCGCAGGACGTGCGGGAACGAGGAGCCACCCTCACCGGGATCGACAGGGCCCGCACCGTCCTCGACGGGCACCCCCAGGCACCCAGCGGCGCCAACCTGACGGTGCTGGGCATCGGCCGGCCCCTCCTGGAGTCCCGCATCCGGGCCGCGGTCCTGGCCCTGCCCAACGTCTCCGCCCGGCACGCCCGCGCCACGGGGCTGCGCCACCGCGACGGCGCCGTCGACGGCGTCCGCCTCGTCGAGGACGGCACCGAGCGGGTGGCGGACGCGGACTTCGTCGTGGACGCGACGGGCCGCGCGAGCCGGCTCCCGGACTGGGTACGGCAGGACGGCTACGACGAGCCGCCGCTCGAACGCCTGCCCGCCCCCATCAACTACGCGACCGCCCACTTCGCACGCCGCACGAGGACCGCCGACCTGGACGTCGCCCTCGCGCTGAGCATCCACTCGCCCGGGTACGACGCGGGCGGCGTCTCCGTCGCCGCGGTGAACGCCATCGAGGACGACCAGTGGATCGTCATGCTGATGGGATACGGCGAGGACCGGCCAGGCAGGACACTCGACGCGTTCCGCGCCGCGTGCGCCGAACTGCCGCCCCTGTTCGCCGAGGCCGTGAGCGGTGCCGTCACCCGCGACATCGTCACCTACCACCAGGCGGAGAGCAGACGGCGCACCTTCACCGGACCGGGCCGCTTCCCCGCCCGCCTGGTCGCCGTGGGCGACGCCGTCGCCTCCTTCAACCCGGTGCACGGACAGGGACTGAGTTCCGCCACCCTGCACGCCTCCTGCCTGTCCGCGTATCTGACGGGCAAGCCCGACCTCGCGGCGGCGGCCGC
The DNA window shown above is from Streptomyces sp. NBC_00670 and carries:
- a CDS encoding FAD-dependent oxidoreductase encodes the protein MSASVDPVISDVPVVSVFEGLVHAGPPTAAPVLFETAYVLGGSVAGLLAARVLADHARHVVVVERDEVTTDGTPRRGVPQDQQVHTLLPAGLRWIERWLPGFSQDVRERGATLTGIDRARTVLDGHPQAPSGANLTVLGIGRPLLESRIRAAVLALPNVSARHARATGLRHRDGAVDGVRLVEDGTERVADADFVVDATGRASRLPDWVRQDGYDEPPLERLPAPINYATAHFARRTRTADLDVALALSIHSPGYDAGGVSVAAVNAIEDDQWIVMLMGYGEDRPGRTLDAFRAACAELPPLFAEAVSGAVTRDIVTYHQAESRRRTFTGPGRFPARLVAVGDAVASFNPVHGQGLSSATLHASCLSAYLTGKPDLAAAAAEFFALQRIVVDAAWAVSAGGDAARHDALTGAEVPEEVRRQRWAMGQLTAATLHDGDLARAFNDVSFMLRHPATLADPALLERAAAVNEAARD